From the Dunckerocampus dactyliophorus isolate RoL2022-P2 chromosome 12, RoL_Ddac_1.1, whole genome shotgun sequence genome, one window contains:
- the LOC129191424 gene encoding elastin-like isoform X10, which translates to MANGKVRLLLHGLFLVAVIQPTLQGGVYVPPGAGIGSGPGTGFYPGGYGGGGQGGVPGGLVPGGVGQTGFGLGGLGTGQGGKGPKPGYGNLGAGGRGGGGYGTGVLGGGDYGGYGAVSGGIFPGAGQKAGKRGAGGPLLPFGGAGTGTGTGTLPGGGPVIPQTGLPGGAGAGLGKKASKVPGVGVPGLYQGGLVPGNGFGSRGVLPGVATGTGLSQKSLGGGGQGGAGAGYGGQMQPGVFHGYPLKSPKTQGGYGAKPGGGKLPFGYGGFGNQGAGLPGGKGGAGSKPGYPFGTGVGAGGISPGQAKSAKYGLGGAGGFGAVAGGAGAYGGAGGLYPGQIPAGYGPGAKAAKYGGVPGGVPGGVPGGVPGGVPGGVPGGVPGGVPGGVPGGVPGFGGYQPSAKAAKYGGVPGGVAGGIPGGVPGGVPGGVPGGVPGGVPGGVPGGVPGGVPGGVPGGVPGFGGYQPSAKAAKYGGVPGGVAGGIPGGVPGGVPGGVPGGVPGGVPGGVPGAGGYLPSAKAAKYGGVPGGVAGGVPGGVPGGVPGLGGYQPSAKAAKYGGVPGGVPGGVPGGVPGGVPGGVPGGVPGAGGYLPLAKAAKHDGVLGGVPGGVPGGVPGGVPGGVPGGIPGGIPGGVPGFGGYQPSAKAAKYGGVPGGVPGGIPGGVPGGVPGGVPGGVPGGVPGGLPGGVPGGLPSAKAAKYGGVPGGVPGSVPGGVPGGVPGGVPGGVSGLGGYSPAAKAAKYGGVPGGVPGGLPSGVPGGVPGGVPSGVPGFGGYSPAAKAAKYGGVPGGVPGGVPGGVPGGVPGGVPGGFPGFGGFSPAAKAAKYGSLPGGVLGGVPGGVPGGVLGGVPGGVPGAVAAGVPGFGGYSPAAKAAKYGGVPGGVPGGVPGGVPGGIPGGVPGGIPGGIPGGIPGGVPGGVPGGVPGGVPGGGYLPSAKAAKYGGVPGGVPGGVPGGVPGGVPGGAPFAVPGGYPRPGTGTYSPAAKAAKYGGAGAGLGAGGLGGTGVGGGAGLVPGGAVGGQYPAAAAKAAKYGGAGAGFGTGGLGGTGVGGGAGLVPGGVGGGQYPAGAAAAKAAKYGGAGFGTGGLGGTGVGGGAGLVPGGVGGGQYPAGAAAAKAAKYGGAGAGFGTGGLGGTGVGGGAGLIPGGVGGGQYPAGAAAAKAAKYGGAGARFGTGVFGGTGVLGGAGVVPGGVGGGQYSAAAKAAKYGPGAAGTGFAQQGLGGIGTGVGGVPGLVPGGGQYSAAGKAAKYGGAGAGLGGGGLGGIGTGVGGGPGLVPGGVGGGQYPAAAAKAAKYVTGGGGAALGGEGLGGTGVGGGPGLVPGGVGGGQYSAAAKAAKYGGAGAGLGTGGLGGTGVGGGAGLVPGGFGGGQDAAGAKAAKYGGAGAGLGTGGLGGTGLGGVPGLVPGGVGGGQYSAAAKAAKYGVSTGAGAGVGVGGAGGVGPGGIGPGGVGPGGVGPGGIGPGGVGPGGVGPGGVGPGGVGGGQYSAAAKAAKYLPGATPYPAVPDGSAGVLPGSTGVPVAGKPPKVVGPSGTSGPGPTAIATNGKAPDLPQPSKTICLHAIYIFFQHLYIACALFKRWSSISKDHQPSDGFHWKKKWWGSSPSLIALNI; encoded by the exons GTTATGGTAATCTAGGCGCTGGCGGTCGTGGAGGTGGTGGTTATGGGACTGGAGTCCTAGGTGGTG GTGATTATGGAGGATATGGTGCAGTCTCAGGTGGAATCTTTCCAGGAGCTGGACAGAAGGCTGGTAAAAGAG GTGCTGGAGGCCCACTGCTACCATTTGGAG GGGCAGGAACTGGAACTGGAACTGGAACTCTGCCTGGTGGAG GCCCTGTTATTCCTCAGACAGGCCTTCCGGGAGGGGCTGGTGCTGGATTAGGGAAGAAAGCTTCCAAAGTACCAG GTGTGGGTGTACCTGGGCTTTATCAAGGTGGACTGGTACCTGGAAATG GCTTTGGTAGTCGTGGAGTTCTACCAGGAGTTGCTACTGGCACCGGCCTCAGTCAAAAATCAC ttggaggaggaggacagggtGGTGCAGGAGCAG GCTATGGTGGACAGATGCAGCCTGGAGTGTTCCATGGATATCCACTCAAATCACCAAAGACACAAG GTGGCTACGGAGCAAAACCTGGAGGTGGCAAACTTCCCTTTG GCTATGGGGGCTTTGGTAATCAAGGGGCTGGGCTCCCAGGAGGTAAAGGTGGCGCTGGATCAAAGCCTGGGTATCCTTTTGGAACTG gaGTGGGCGCCGGGGGCATCTCACCTGGACAGGCTAAATCGGCCAAATATG GTTTGGGTGGTGCCGGTGGTTTTGGAGCTGTCGCTGGTGGTGCTGGTGCTTATGGTGGCGCAGGTGGACTATATCCAGGGCAGATACCAG CTGGCTATGGACCTGGAGCCAAAGCTGCCAAATATG GAGGTGTACCAGGTGGTGTACCAGGTGGTGTACCAGGTGGTGTACCAGGTGGTGTACCAGGTGGTGTACCAGGTGGTGTACCAGGAGGCGTACCAGGTGGCGTACCAGGTGGCGTACCAGGGTTTGGTGGATATCAGCCATCAGCCAAAGCCGCTAAATACG GTGGTGTGCCTGGTGGTGTAGCAGGTGGCATACCAGGTGGTGTGCCTGGTGGTGTTCCAGGTGGCGTACCAGGTGGCGTACCAGGGGGTGTACCAGGTGGTGTACCAGGTGGTGTACCAGGAGGCGTACCAGGTGGCGTACCAGGTGGCGTACCAGGGTTTGGTGGATATCAGCCATCAGCCAAAGCCGCTAAATACG GTGGTGTGCCTGGTGGTGTAGCAGGTGGCATACCAGGTGGTGTGCCTGGTGGTGTTCCAGGTGGTGTACCAGGTGGCGTACCAGGGGGTGTACCTGGGGGTGTACCAGGAGCTGGTGGATATCTACCATCAGCCAAAGCAGCTAAATATG GTGGCGTACCTGGTGGCGTGGCAGGTGGTGTACCCGGTGGCGTACCCGGTGGCGTACCAGGTCTTGGTGGATATCAGCCATCAGCCAAAGCAGCTAAATATG GTGGTGTTCCAGGTGGCGTACCAGGTGGCGTACCAGGGGGCGTACCAGGGGGCGTACCAGGGGGCGTACCAGGGGGTGTACCAGGAGCTGGTGGATATCTACCGTTAGCCAAAGCAGCTAAACACG ATGGTGTACTTGGTGGCGTACCTGGTGGCGTACCCGGTGGCGTACCCGGTGGCGTACCTGGTGGCGTACCCGGTGGCATACCCGGTGGCATACCCGGTGGCGTACCAGGGTTTGGTGGCTATCAGCCATCAGCCAAAGCAGCTAAATATG GTGGCGTACCAGGTGGCGTACCAGGTGGCATACCAGGTGGTGTACCAGGCGGCGTTCCAGGTGGCGTTCCAGGTGGAGTACCAGGTGGAGTACCAG GTGGTTTACCAGGGGGTGTGCCTGGTGGTCTACCATCAGCCAAAGCAGCTAAATATG GTGGGGTACCAGGTGGTGTACCAGGGAGTGTGCCCGGTGGTGTTCCCGGTGGTGTACCAGGGGGTGTGCCAGGTGGTGTATCAGGGCTCGGTGGTTATTCGCCAGCAGCCAAAGCAGCTAAATATG GTGGAGTTCCTGGTGGTGTGCCAGGTGGTCTACCAAGTGGTGTGCCAGGTGGTGTACCAGGTGGTGTGCCCAGTGGTGTACCAGGGTTTGGTGGCTATTCACCAGCAGCCAAAGCAGCTAAATATG GTGGTGTACCAGGTGGTGTGCCAGGTGGTGTGCCAGGCGGTGTGCCAGGCGGCGTGCCAGGTGGTGTACCCGGTGGTTTCCCAGGCTTTGGTGGTTTTTCACCAGCAGCCAAAGCAGCTAAATATG GTAGCCTTCCCGGTGGTGTTCTCGGAGGCGTTCCCGGTGGTGTTCCCGGTGGTGTGCTGGGTGGTGTTCCCGGCGGTGTGCCAGGTGCTGTTGCTGCTGGTGTGCCAGGATTTGGTGGTTATTCACCAGCAGCCAAAGCAGCTAAATATG GTGGCGTACCAGGTGGCGTACCTGGTGGAGTACCGGGTGGCGTACCTGGTGGCATACCAGGTGGTGTACCTGGTGGCATACCAGGTGGCATACCAGGTGGCATACCTGGTGGTGTACCTGGCGGTGTACCTGGCGGCGTACCTGGGGGTGTACCAGGCGGTGGATATCTACCATCAGCCAAAGCAGCTAAATATG GAGGCGTACCAGGAGGTGTACCAGGAGGAGTGCCCGGTGGTGTACCAGGTGGTGTTCCAGGAGGGGCACCATTTGCAGTACCAGGAGGATATCCAAGACCAGGGACTGGTACATATTCTCCAGCAGCCAAAGCAGCAAAATATG GAGGAGCAGGAGCAGGGTTAGGGGCAGGAGGACTGGGAGGAAcaggagtaggaggaggagcTGGTTTGGTACCAGGAGGAGCTGTCGGTGGACAGtaccctgctgctgctgcaaaagCTGCTAAATATG GAGGAGCAGGAGCAGGGTTTGGAACAGGAGGGCTGGGAGGAAcaggagtaggaggaggagcTGGTTTGGTACCAGGAGGAGTTGGAGGTGGACAGTACCCTGCTGGGGCTGCTGCTGCAAAAGCTGCTAAATACG GAGGAGCAGGGTTTGGAACAGGAGGGCTGGGAGGAAcaggagtaggaggaggagcTGGTTTAGTACCAGGAGGAGTTGGAGGTGGACAGTACCCTGCTGGGGCTGCTGCTGCAAAAGCTGCTAAATACG GAGGAGCAGGAGCAGGGTTTGGAACAGGAGGGCTGGGAGGAAcaggagtaggaggaggagcTGGTTTAATACCAGGAGGAGTTGGAGGTGGACAGTACCCTGCTGGGGCTGCTGCTGCAAAAGCTGCTAAATACG GAGGAGCAGGAGCAAGGTTTGGAACAGGAGTCTTCGGGGGAACAGGAGTGCTTGGAGGAGCTGGAGTAGTACCAGGAGGAGTTGGAGGTGGACAATACTCTGCTGCCGCAAAAGCTGCCAAATATG GTCCAGGAGCAGCAGGAACAGGGTTTGCACAACAAGGACTTGGGGGAATAGGAACAGGAGTTGGGGGAGTACCAGGTTTAGTACCAGGAGGTGGACAATACTCTGCTGCCGGAAAAGCTGCCAAATACG GAGGAGCAGGAGCAGGGTTAGGAGGCGGAGGACTGGGAGGAATAGGAACAGGAGTAGGAGGGGGACCTGGTTTGGTACCAGGAGGAGTTGGAGGTGGACAAtatcctgctgctgctgccaaaGCTGCCAAATATG ttacaggaggaggaggagcagcgtTAGGAGGCGAAGGACTGGGAGGCACAGGAGTAGGAGGAGGACCTGGCTTGGTGCCAGGAGGAGTTGGTGGTGGACAATATTCTGCTGCTGCAAAAGCTGCCAAATATG GAGGAGCAGGAGCAGGGTTAGGAACAGGAGGGCTGGGAGGAacaggagttggaggaggagctggTTTAGTTCCAGGAGGATTTGGAGGTGGACAAGACGCTGCTGGTGCAAAAGCTGCCAAATATg GAGGAGCAGGAGCAGGGTTAGGAACAGGAGGCCTTGGGGGAACAGGATTAGGAGGAGTACCTGGTTTGGTTCCAGGAGGAGTCGGAGGTGGACAGTACTCTGCTGCTGCAAAAGCTGCTAAATATg GGGTTTCAACAGGAGCCGGGGCAGGGGTTGGAgtaggaggagcaggaggagtagGACCAGGAGGTATAGGACCAGGAGGCGTAGGACCAGGAGGCGTAGGACCAGGAGGCATAGGACCAGGAGGCGTAGGACCAGGGGGTGTAGGACCAGGAGGTGTAGGACCAGGAGGAGTGGGCGGTGGTCAGTACTCTGCTGCTGCAAAAGCTGCCAAATATCTGCCAGGAGCAACGCCGTATCCAGCTGTTCCGGATGGTTCTGCTGGTGTGTTGCCAGGTAGCACGGGTGTTCCTGTAGCTGGAAAGCCAC CAAAGGTTGTTGGTCCTTCTGGAACCAGTGGTCCAG GGCCCACAGCTATTGCCACAAATGGCAAGGCACCAGACCTCCCACAGCCCAGTAAGACCATTTGTTTGCATGCAATCTATATTTTCTTCCAGCATCTGTATATAGCTTGTGCATTGTTCAAAAGATGGAGTTCAATCAGCAAAGACCACCAACCAAGTGATGGttttcattggaaaaaaaaatggtggggCAGCAGTCCGTCCTTAATAGCACTTAATATCTAG
- the LOC129191424 gene encoding elastin-like isoform X11 — protein sequence MANGKVRLLLHGLFLVAVIQPTLQGGVYVPPGAGIGSGPGTGFYPGGYGGGGQGGVPGGLVPGGVGQTGFGLGGLGTGQGGKGPKPGYGNLGAGGRGGGGYGTGVLGGGDYGGYGAVSGGIFPGAGQKAGKRGAGGPLLPFGGAGTGTGTGTLPGGGPVIPQTGLPGGAGAGLGKKASKVPGVGVPGLYQGGLVPGNGFGSRGVLPGVATGTGLSQKSLGGGGQGGAGAGYGGQMQPGVFHGYPLKSPKTQGGYGAKPGGGKLPFGYGGFGNQGAGLPGGKGGAGSKPGYPFGTGVGAGGISPGQAKSAKYGLGGAGGFGAVAGGAGAYGGAGGLYPGQIPAGYGPGAKAAKYGGVPGGVPGGVPGGVPGGVPGGVPGGVPGGVPGGVPGGVPGFGGYQPSAKAAKYGGVPGGVAGGIPGGVPGGVPGGVPGGVPGGVPGGVPGGVPGGVPGGVPGGVPGFGGYQPSAKAAKYGGVPGGVAGGIPGGVPGGVPGGVPGGVPGGVPGGVPGAGGYLPSAKAAKYGGVPGGVAGGVPGGVPGGVPGLGGYQPSAKAAKYGGVPGGVPGGVPGGVPGGVPGGVPGGVPGAGGYLPLAKAAKHDGVLGGVPGGVPGGVPGGVPGGVPGGIPGGIPGGVPGFGGYQPSAKAAKYGGVPGGVPGGIPGGVPGGVPGGVPGGVPGGVPGGLPGGVPGGLPSAKAAKYGGVPGGVPGSVPGGVPGGVPGGVPGGVSGLGGYSPAAKAAKYGGVPGGVPGGLPSGVPGGVPGGVPSGVPGFGGYSPAAKAAKYGGVPGGVPGGVPGGVPGGVPGGVPGGFPGFGGFSPAAKAAKYGSLPGGVLGGVPGGVPGGVLGGVPGGVPGAVAAGVPGFGGYSPAAKAAKYGGVPGGVPGGVPGGVPGGIPGGVPGGIPGGIPGGIPGGVPGGVPGGVPGGVPGGGYLPSAKAAKYGGVPGGVPGGVPGGVPGGVPGGAPFAVPGGYPRPGTGTYSPAAKAAKYGGAGAGLGAGGLGGTGVGGGAGLVPGGAVGGQYPAAAAKAAKYGGAGAGFGTGGLGGTGVGGGAGLVPGGVGGGQYPAGAAAAKAAKYGGAGFGTGGLGGTGVGGGAGLVPGGVGGGQYPAGAAAAKAAKYGGAGAGFGTGGLGGTGVGGGAGLIPGGVGGGQYPAGAAAAKAAKYGGAGARFGTGVFGGTGVLGGAGVVPGGVGGGQYSAAAKAAKYGPGAAGTGFAQQGLGGIGTGVGGVPGLVPGGGQYSAAGKAAKYGGAGAGLGGGGLGGIGTGVGGGPGLVPGGVGGGQYPAAAAKAAKYVTGGGGAALGGEGLGGTGVGGGPGLVPGGVGGGQYSAAAKAAKYGGAGAGLGTGGLGGTGVGGGAGLVPGGFGGGQDAAGAKAAKYGGAGAGLGTGGLGGTGLGGVPGLVPGGVGGGQYSAAAKAAKYGVSTGAGAGVGVGGAGGVGPGGIGPGGVGPGGVGPGGIGPGGVGPGGVGPGGVGPGGVGGGQYSAAAKAAKYLPGATPYPAVPDGSAGVLPGSTGVPVAGKPPKVVGPSGTSGPVYSLAAVAATAFYLCSQTKLCSISSGRAHSYCHKWQGTRPPTAQ from the exons GTTATGGTAATCTAGGCGCTGGCGGTCGTGGAGGTGGTGGTTATGGGACTGGAGTCCTAGGTGGTG GTGATTATGGAGGATATGGTGCAGTCTCAGGTGGAATCTTTCCAGGAGCTGGACAGAAGGCTGGTAAAAGAG GTGCTGGAGGCCCACTGCTACCATTTGGAG GGGCAGGAACTGGAACTGGAACTGGAACTCTGCCTGGTGGAG GCCCTGTTATTCCTCAGACAGGCCTTCCGGGAGGGGCTGGTGCTGGATTAGGGAAGAAAGCTTCCAAAGTACCAG GTGTGGGTGTACCTGGGCTTTATCAAGGTGGACTGGTACCTGGAAATG GCTTTGGTAGTCGTGGAGTTCTACCAGGAGTTGCTACTGGCACCGGCCTCAGTCAAAAATCAC ttggaggaggaggacagggtGGTGCAGGAGCAG GCTATGGTGGACAGATGCAGCCTGGAGTGTTCCATGGATATCCACTCAAATCACCAAAGACACAAG GTGGCTACGGAGCAAAACCTGGAGGTGGCAAACTTCCCTTTG GCTATGGGGGCTTTGGTAATCAAGGGGCTGGGCTCCCAGGAGGTAAAGGTGGCGCTGGATCAAAGCCTGGGTATCCTTTTGGAACTG gaGTGGGCGCCGGGGGCATCTCACCTGGACAGGCTAAATCGGCCAAATATG GTTTGGGTGGTGCCGGTGGTTTTGGAGCTGTCGCTGGTGGTGCTGGTGCTTATGGTGGCGCAGGTGGACTATATCCAGGGCAGATACCAG CTGGCTATGGACCTGGAGCCAAAGCTGCCAAATATG GAGGTGTACCAGGTGGTGTACCAGGTGGTGTACCAGGTGGTGTACCAGGTGGTGTACCAGGTGGTGTACCAGGTGGTGTACCAGGAGGCGTACCAGGTGGCGTACCAGGTGGCGTACCAGGGTTTGGTGGATATCAGCCATCAGCCAAAGCCGCTAAATACG GTGGTGTGCCTGGTGGTGTAGCAGGTGGCATACCAGGTGGTGTGCCTGGTGGTGTTCCAGGTGGCGTACCAGGTGGCGTACCAGGGGGTGTACCAGGTGGTGTACCAGGTGGTGTACCAGGAGGCGTACCAGGTGGCGTACCAGGTGGCGTACCAGGGTTTGGTGGATATCAGCCATCAGCCAAAGCCGCTAAATACG GTGGTGTGCCTGGTGGTGTAGCAGGTGGCATACCAGGTGGTGTGCCTGGTGGTGTTCCAGGTGGTGTACCAGGTGGCGTACCAGGGGGTGTACCTGGGGGTGTACCAGGAGCTGGTGGATATCTACCATCAGCCAAAGCAGCTAAATATG GTGGCGTACCTGGTGGCGTGGCAGGTGGTGTACCCGGTGGCGTACCCGGTGGCGTACCAGGTCTTGGTGGATATCAGCCATCAGCCAAAGCAGCTAAATATG GTGGTGTTCCAGGTGGCGTACCAGGTGGCGTACCAGGGGGCGTACCAGGGGGCGTACCAGGGGGCGTACCAGGGGGTGTACCAGGAGCTGGTGGATATCTACCGTTAGCCAAAGCAGCTAAACACG ATGGTGTACTTGGTGGCGTACCTGGTGGCGTACCCGGTGGCGTACCCGGTGGCGTACCTGGTGGCGTACCCGGTGGCATACCCGGTGGCATACCCGGTGGCGTACCAGGGTTTGGTGGCTATCAGCCATCAGCCAAAGCAGCTAAATATG GTGGCGTACCAGGTGGCGTACCAGGTGGCATACCAGGTGGTGTACCAGGCGGCGTTCCAGGTGGCGTTCCAGGTGGAGTACCAGGTGGAGTACCAG GTGGTTTACCAGGGGGTGTGCCTGGTGGTCTACCATCAGCCAAAGCAGCTAAATATG GTGGGGTACCAGGTGGTGTACCAGGGAGTGTGCCCGGTGGTGTTCCCGGTGGTGTACCAGGGGGTGTGCCAGGTGGTGTATCAGGGCTCGGTGGTTATTCGCCAGCAGCCAAAGCAGCTAAATATG GTGGAGTTCCTGGTGGTGTGCCAGGTGGTCTACCAAGTGGTGTGCCAGGTGGTGTACCAGGTGGTGTGCCCAGTGGTGTACCAGGGTTTGGTGGCTATTCACCAGCAGCCAAAGCAGCTAAATATG GTGGTGTACCAGGTGGTGTGCCAGGTGGTGTGCCAGGCGGTGTGCCAGGCGGCGTGCCAGGTGGTGTACCCGGTGGTTTCCCAGGCTTTGGTGGTTTTTCACCAGCAGCCAAAGCAGCTAAATATG GTAGCCTTCCCGGTGGTGTTCTCGGAGGCGTTCCCGGTGGTGTTCCCGGTGGTGTGCTGGGTGGTGTTCCCGGCGGTGTGCCAGGTGCTGTTGCTGCTGGTGTGCCAGGATTTGGTGGTTATTCACCAGCAGCCAAAGCAGCTAAATATG GTGGCGTACCAGGTGGCGTACCTGGTGGAGTACCGGGTGGCGTACCTGGTGGCATACCAGGTGGTGTACCTGGTGGCATACCAGGTGGCATACCAGGTGGCATACCTGGTGGTGTACCTGGCGGTGTACCTGGCGGCGTACCTGGGGGTGTACCAGGCGGTGGATATCTACCATCAGCCAAAGCAGCTAAATATG GAGGCGTACCAGGAGGTGTACCAGGAGGAGTGCCCGGTGGTGTACCAGGTGGTGTTCCAGGAGGGGCACCATTTGCAGTACCAGGAGGATATCCAAGACCAGGGACTGGTACATATTCTCCAGCAGCCAAAGCAGCAAAATATG GAGGAGCAGGAGCAGGGTTAGGGGCAGGAGGACTGGGAGGAAcaggagtaggaggaggagcTGGTTTGGTACCAGGAGGAGCTGTCGGTGGACAGtaccctgctgctgctgcaaaagCTGCTAAATATG GAGGAGCAGGAGCAGGGTTTGGAACAGGAGGGCTGGGAGGAAcaggagtaggaggaggagcTGGTTTGGTACCAGGAGGAGTTGGAGGTGGACAGTACCCTGCTGGGGCTGCTGCTGCAAAAGCTGCTAAATACG GAGGAGCAGGGTTTGGAACAGGAGGGCTGGGAGGAAcaggagtaggaggaggagcTGGTTTAGTACCAGGAGGAGTTGGAGGTGGACAGTACCCTGCTGGGGCTGCTGCTGCAAAAGCTGCTAAATACG GAGGAGCAGGAGCAGGGTTTGGAACAGGAGGGCTGGGAGGAAcaggagtaggaggaggagcTGGTTTAATACCAGGAGGAGTTGGAGGTGGACAGTACCCTGCTGGGGCTGCTGCTGCAAAAGCTGCTAAATACG GAGGAGCAGGAGCAAGGTTTGGAACAGGAGTCTTCGGGGGAACAGGAGTGCTTGGAGGAGCTGGAGTAGTACCAGGAGGAGTTGGAGGTGGACAATACTCTGCTGCCGCAAAAGCTGCCAAATATG GTCCAGGAGCAGCAGGAACAGGGTTTGCACAACAAGGACTTGGGGGAATAGGAACAGGAGTTGGGGGAGTACCAGGTTTAGTACCAGGAGGTGGACAATACTCTGCTGCCGGAAAAGCTGCCAAATACG GAGGAGCAGGAGCAGGGTTAGGAGGCGGAGGACTGGGAGGAATAGGAACAGGAGTAGGAGGGGGACCTGGTTTGGTACCAGGAGGAGTTGGAGGTGGACAAtatcctgctgctgctgccaaaGCTGCCAAATATG ttacaggaggaggaggagcagcgtTAGGAGGCGAAGGACTGGGAGGCACAGGAGTAGGAGGAGGACCTGGCTTGGTGCCAGGAGGAGTTGGTGGTGGACAATATTCTGCTGCTGCAAAAGCTGCCAAATATG GAGGAGCAGGAGCAGGGTTAGGAACAGGAGGGCTGGGAGGAacaggagttggaggaggagctggTTTAGTTCCAGGAGGATTTGGAGGTGGACAAGACGCTGCTGGTGCAAAAGCTGCCAAATATg GAGGAGCAGGAGCAGGGTTAGGAACAGGAGGCCTTGGGGGAACAGGATTAGGAGGAGTACCTGGTTTGGTTCCAGGAGGAGTCGGAGGTGGACAGTACTCTGCTGCTGCAAAAGCTGCTAAATATg GGGTTTCAACAGGAGCCGGGGCAGGGGTTGGAgtaggaggagcaggaggagtagGACCAGGAGGTATAGGACCAGGAGGCGTAGGACCAGGAGGCGTAGGACCAGGAGGCATAGGACCAGGAGGCGTAGGACCAGGGGGTGTAGGACCAGGAGGTGTAGGACCAGGAGGAGTGGGCGGTGGTCAGTACTCTGCTGCTGCAAAAGCTGCCAAATATCTGCCAGGAGCAACGCCGTATCCAGCTGTTCCGGATGGTTCTGCTGGTGTGTTGCCAGGTAGCACGGGTGTTCCTGTAGCTGGAAAGCCAC CAAAGGTTGTTGGTCCTTCTGGAACCAGTGGTCCAG TTTACAGCCTCGCAGCTGTGGCAGCGACAGCTTTCTACCTTTGTAGTCAAACCAAACTGTGCTCCATTTCTTCTGGCAGGGCCCACAGCTATTGCCACAAATGGCAAGGCACCAGACCTCCCACAGCCCAGTAA